ACGGTGCTGGTGATGGCGGCGACCCGCTCGGCGGACGCCCGTTCGAGCCGGTCCGAGTAGCCGGAGACCAGGCCGTCCCGGGTGAGCAGGACGGCCGCCCGGACATGGGGGATTTCCAGGATCGGATCGAGCACCCACGCGGTGTCACCGGTTTCGCGGGAGGTGCGGCTGGTCATCGGGGGTCGTTCCCTTCGGGGTCGGCGGCGTTGCGGGCGGCTGCGGTTCCGGCTTGCAGGGCCCCGAGTGCGGCTGCCGCCTCTTCGGGGGTGCGGGTGGGGAGCTGGGGCCGCGGCTGGATCGATGCGGTGTAGGGGGCCGGGCGGACCCGGCGGCGGCGCTTGGGCAGGAGGTCGTCGCCGGGTGGGGGGGCGGGGTCGTGGGTGATGGCGTCGGGGCTCCCTTGGGGGTGGCCGATGGGGGGTGGCCCGGTGTGCCGGGGGGCGAAGACGCCGATGCCCCCCGGGGGGGCGGACCCCGGTTCCCCGCCGGGGTAGTCGGGGGGGCCGGGGTAGAGCGGAGGGCCGGTGGGCGCGGGCAGGCTGCGCGGCTCCCGGGCCGTCGGCCGGGGGGTCTCGGGCGGCCCGGGGTACCGGGCCGGTCCGGGCGGCGCGTACGGTCCGGAGACCGGTGGCGGCGGGGGGCAGGGGCCGGGGGGCGGTGGAACGGGGTAGGGGACGGGCACGGCCGCCTCCGGCGGCTGGGCCGGTGGCCGGGTGGAGTGCGGCGCGCTCGCCGAGGGCGGGCGCTCGGCCGGGTCGATATGGCTCAGCAGATGGTTGCGGACCAGCAGGACCGCCCTGACCCCGCCGAAGGGGGAGGGCGAGGAGACGTCGACGGACAGATCGAACTGCCGGGTGAGCTGGCCGATCGCGGCGAGCCCCATCCGCGGGGGGTCGCCCAGCTCGGACAGGAGGATCGGATCGCTGCCCGCCACCATCCGCTGGGCGTAGTCCCGTTCGTCGACGGCCATACCCACCCCGGCGTCGTCGATGGTGACGGCGACCCCGTGGTGGGCGCGCTCCAGGCTGACCGTGACGGAGGTGTCCGACGAGGAGTGCCGCAGCGCGTTGTCCAGCAGTTCCGCGACGATGATCGCCACCGGTTCCACGGCGTGCGAGACGAGCGCGGTCCCCGGCTCCAGATGGTTGCTGATGTGCACCCGCTGATAGCCGATGAGCCGGGACTGCCCGCCGGTGACGGCGTCCACCAGATGGGAGTCCTGGCGGGCGAGGCCCACCCAGGCGCCGCAGACCACCGCGGTCACCTGGGCCCGGCGCAGCGACTGCTCGTTCTCGTGGTCGAGGGAGTAGAGCGTCTGCGAGAGGTCCGGGTCGTCGTAGCGCTGCTGGAGGCCGCGCAGGACGTCCTGGAGCCGGTAGAGCCCGGCCTGGATCTCCCGGGTGGTGCCGCGCATGCCCGCGCGCGCCGCGGCGTCGACCCGCTTGCGCTCCTGGAGCATCGCGGTGGCGACGCCCTGGAGCGCGGCCTCCATCCCGGCGCCGAACTCGGTGTGCGCGAAGGCGGGGTCCAGCGGTCCGGGTACGGGGACATGCGGGTGGGCGGCACGGGTGGCGGCGGCCGGGACACGTTCATGTGCCAGATGGACGATCTCGGCGGTGTGCGCCCGTGCGGCGCGGTCGCCCTCCGCGCAGGCCTCGGCGAGCCGGGTGCGGAGCGTCTCGACGTCCGTACGCAGCCGCGTCAGCCGACGGCGGGCCGGCAGCAGGAGGCAGCCCAGCAGGAGCAGCGCCGTCGCCGTCACGGCCCCGGCGGCGACGATGGCCAGATCCGGTATCTCGATCATCGAATGGACCTCGGGGAGGGCGGTGGTCGGGTTCGTCAGGAAAACGACCCGGCCAAGTACACACCGTCATCAAGTGGTCGCGGGAGGGTTTTCCGCAACCGATTGTGAGGGACCGGGTTCGCCCGGTAACCTCCCGAGGGCATTGCTGATGGGCCGTCAGATGGCCGCCGAAGGAGAAGGTGGCAAGGTGAGAGCCCCCGTACAGGGCTGCTGAGGGCAGCGAAAAAGGCCGTGGCGGCTGTCCTTCGAGCCATCACGGCCTTACCCCTTCGGGTGAAGTCCCGTTCAGTTCTTCGCTTTCGGATCCCTCACTCAGGGTCACTATCCGGCCGATGGAACAGGCGCTGGACCAGACCTTTCGTCCCGATGGTCGGATCAGTTCCTTGTCCCACCGGCCGGTGTGCCGGTGCGGGGCCTCAGGGCCTCGGGGGTGCCGGGATGTGGTTGTCGAGCGGCCGGGCGGCACGGTCCCGGACGACGCGGGGAGGCGCCGGAATGTGGTTGTCGAGGGTGCGGATGTCCGCCGCGGCCACCGGCTTGGTGGGCGGCGCGGGAATGTGGTTGTCCGGCGGGAGGGCGTCCTGAGCGGCGGCCGGCGGGATGTGGTTGTCCGGCGGCGTGGCCGCGGCGCCCGCCTCCGGCTCCGCCTCGGCGGCGACCGGCCTCGGACCACGCGGGATGTGGTTGTCCTGAGGCAGCAGGGTGCCGTCGTCGGCGGTGGCCCCGGGCGGCGTCGGAGTGACCGACGGCCCCGGAATGTGGTTGTCACCGTCCTGGACGACGCTCTGGACGACGTCCTGGACCGCGCTGCTGTTCCTGTTCTCGATGGTGTTCATGGTGTCCCCCATGGTTAGTGCGATGGTGCTGTGGTGTTGATGAAACAGACGTGGCCTCCCGCCCGGAGACTCCCCCGAGGGTCGCCGGACGGAAGGCCCTGGGAACTCCACCCGCCCCCCGGTGTGGCGAAGTCCCTGTGCGATCCGTCTGCCCCCCGACGCGACGGATCGACTGCGATGAGCATTCCGCACCGTCATAAACATTCGATGAACGTCCTGGCAGAAAGCCGTTACGGACACCGGGAGAGCGGAACGGTCCACTCTGACACGGACGAGTTTCTGGACGCTTTGGTTCCGGGGGCGGGAGCTGTGCGGACGGCGTGCACGGCGCGCGGGGCGGCGCCGGGGCCGTGTCACCGTTCTGTCCCGGGACCGCGTCTCCCGTCCGCCTTCCGCCCGCCGCCCCCCGGCCGCCCGTCCGCCCGCGCGTCCGCCTTCCGTGCGGACAGGGGTACGCGGCGCCGCGCCCGACGGCGGGTCAGCGGGCCCTGAGGCACCGTGTGTCCGCCGGGACGGGGACCGGGCCCCGGAGGGCGCCCGGGGCGGCCCCAGGGGCTCCCCAGGGCCCTCGCGCGGGCGGGCGGACACGGAGGGGCACCCGGCCCCGGAACGGCCCGTCAGGCGGCCATCAGCGGCGCGAGCAGC
The nucleotide sequence above comes from Streptomyces clavuligerus. Encoded proteins:
- a CDS encoding ATP-binding protein, which translates into the protein MIEIPDLAIVAAGAVTATALLLLGCLLLPARRRLTRLRTDVETLRTRLAEACAEGDRAARAHTAEIVHLAHERVPAAATRAAHPHVPVPGPLDPAFAHTEFGAGMEAALQGVATAMLQERKRVDAAARAGMRGTTREIQAGLYRLQDVLRGLQQRYDDPDLSQTLYSLDHENEQSLRRAQVTAVVCGAWVGLARQDSHLVDAVTGGQSRLIGYQRVHISNHLEPGTALVSHAVEPVAIIVAELLDNALRHSSSDTSVTVSLERAHHGVAVTIDDAGVGMAVDERDYAQRMVAGSDPILLSELGDPPRMGLAAIGQLTRQFDLSVDVSSPSPFGGVRAVLLVRNHLLSHIDPAERPPSASAPHSTRPPAQPPEAAVPVPYPVPPPPGPCPPPPPVSGPYAPPGPARYPGPPETPRPTAREPRSLPAPTGPPLYPGPPDYPGGEPGSAPPGGIGVFAPRHTGPPPIGHPQGSPDAITHDPAPPPGDDLLPKRRRRVRPAPYTASIQPRPQLPTRTPEEAAAALGALQAGTAAARNAADPEGNDPR